In the genome of Halapricum salinum, one region contains:
- a CDS encoding TIGR00725 family protein: MRVSVIGSSSVTNEHYATAREVGRLLGERGHEIVCGGRTGVMEAVCRGGQETGAHTIGILPGEHRSQANEYVETAIATGLGNARNALVALNGDAAIAVDGSTGTLSEIALSLDRGIPVAGLDSYEIEGVESVATPQEAVDYVESARD; this comes from the coding sequence ATGCGTGTTTCCGTCATCGGGAGTTCGAGCGTCACCAACGAGCACTACGCCACCGCCCGCGAGGTCGGGCGGCTGCTAGGCGAGCGCGGCCACGAGATCGTCTGTGGCGGCCGCACAGGGGTGATGGAAGCAGTCTGTCGCGGCGGCCAGGAGACGGGGGCGCACACCATCGGTATCCTCCCGGGCGAGCACCGGAGCCAGGCCAACGAGTACGTCGAGACGGCCATCGCCACAGGGCTCGGAAACGCCCGGAACGCGCTCGTGGCGCTGAACGGTGACGCCGCCATCGCAGTCGACGGCTCGACGGGCACGCTCTCGGAGATTGCCCTCTCGCTCGACCGCGGGATTCCTGTCGCGGGGCTGGATAGCTACGAGATCGAGGGCGTCGAGAGCGTCGCGACGCCTCAGGAGGCCGTCGACTACGTCGAGAGCGCGCGGGATTAG
- a CDS encoding 30S ribosomal protein S27ae, giving the protein MPRHELYNDDGTSDREQCPRCGDSFLADHGDRLHCGKCGYTEWE; this is encoded by the coding sequence ATGCCCCGACACGAACTCTACAACGACGACGGCACCAGCGACCGCGAACAGTGTCCCCGCTGTGGCGACTCGTTCCTCGCCGACCACGGCGACCGCCTGCACTGTGGAAAGTGCGGCTATACCGAGTGGGAATAG
- a CDS encoding 30S ribosomal protein S24e — MEVDIIEQDENPMLHRTDVRFEVVHDEATPSRLSVRDSLAAKLNKDSAEVVVHKLDTKFGMRKTVGYAKVYDSPEAALDVEQEHMLERNKITADGDSEAEEA; from the coding sequence ATGGAAGTCGATATTATCGAGCAAGACGAGAATCCAATGTTGCACCGGACGGACGTCCGCTTCGAGGTCGTCCACGACGAAGCGACGCCGTCGCGGCTCTCTGTCCGAGATTCGCTGGCCGCGAAACTGAACAAAGACTCCGCGGAAGTCGTCGTCCACAAGCTGGACACGAAGTTCGGCATGCGCAAGACCGTCGGCTACGCGAAGGTCTACGACAGTCCCGAGGCCGCCCTGGACGTCGAGCAGGAGCACATGCTCGAACGCAACAAGATCACCGCCGACGGCGACAGCGAGGCCGAGGAGGCATAA
- a CDS encoding DUF7577 domain-containing protein translates to MAAAWLWVLLYVLAFVAFQLLLYRYLQRGSGPTVEQAAPDYGEGESAPQRPAQSAVEADDQEGVRCRHCGTLNDGESSYTFCRECAERLQ, encoded by the coding sequence ATGGCCGCGGCCTGGCTGTGGGTCCTGCTGTACGTGCTCGCGTTCGTCGCGTTCCAGTTGCTGCTCTATCGGTACCTCCAGCGCGGGAGCGGGCCCACGGTCGAACAGGCCGCCCCGGACTACGGCGAGGGCGAGTCAGCGCCACAGCGGCCCGCCCAGTCGGCCGTCGAGGCCGACGATCAGGAGGGTGTTCGCTGTCGCCACTGCGGGACTCTCAACGATGGCGAGTCATCCTACACGTTCTGCCGGGAGTGTGCCGAACGGCTGCAGTGA
- a CDS encoding Nmad3 family putative nucleotide modification protein, with amino-acid sequence MRAIAINVGANTNEPGFRGPVTGDGRFTYLPIPESKPTRESVPTYGDLDPQLDFDVPEHVHETPVHLDPEFAGYPGCERYTYGDEHGVKAGPLSTLEPGDYLFFYATLTVEEAANWLPPTWGAFVIGHFRLAREPTSSDALGEDERAVFANNAHQKRDQPDAAVLIEGEPDESALYDRAIPLSTPEAGTSANRLVTEYSSDSGKGPWWRRVLRYETGGTERLLDARREEWTPSR; translated from the coding sequence ATGCGCGCGATCGCCATCAACGTCGGCGCGAACACCAACGAGCCCGGTTTTCGCGGGCCGGTTACTGGGGACGGGCGCTTCACGTATCTCCCGATCCCGGAGTCGAAACCGACCCGCGAGTCCGTGCCGACCTACGGCGATCTCGATCCGCAGTTGGATTTCGACGTTCCCGAGCATGTCCACGAGACGCCTGTACATCTCGACCCGGAGTTCGCTGGCTATCCCGGTTGTGAGCGCTACACCTACGGCGACGAACACGGCGTGAAGGCCGGCCCGCTCTCGACGCTCGAACCCGGCGACTATCTCTTCTTCTACGCGACGCTCACAGTCGAAGAGGCGGCCAACTGGCTCCCGCCGACGTGGGGCGCGTTCGTGATCGGGCACTTCCGGCTGGCTCGCGAGCCCACGAGTAGTGACGCACTCGGCGAGGACGAGCGAGCGGTCTTCGCGAACAACGCCCACCAGAAGCGCGACCAGCCCGACGCAGCGGTCCTGATCGAAGGCGAGCCCGACGAGTCGGCGCTGTACGATCGGGCGATCCCGCTGAGTACGCCCGAGGCCGGCACGAGCGCGAACCGACTGGTGACCGAGTATTCCAGTGATTCCGGGAAGGGACCGTGGTGGCGTCGCGTCCTCCGGTACGAGACAGGGGGAACCGAGCGACTGCTGGACGCTCGGCGTGAGGAATGGACGCCGTCCCGGTGA
- a CDS encoding RAD55 family ATPase: MRVSSGVPGFDELVQGGLLPRRLYVVSGPPGSGKTTFSSQFITQGAKQGENCLYVTMHETKEELMQDMAGFDFGFDKAMQSDAVQFLNLVTESGKRTITQFGHEGGLTNRLVAFLDSNDIDRAVIDSTMLLQHFFSDANQEITGFLSALKQTDATILLISEMTDPTAYSDEHYLAHGVIFFHNYLESGGMTRGIQVIKMRGTAIDCDIRHISFSDRGLTVDPDTKLQG; the protein is encoded by the coding sequence ATGCGCGTTTCGAGCGGCGTTCCGGGGTTCGACGAACTCGTCCAGGGGGGGCTGTTGCCACGGCGGCTCTACGTCGTCAGCGGCCCACCTGGCAGCGGGAAGACGACCTTCTCCTCGCAATTTATCACCCAGGGCGCAAAGCAAGGCGAGAACTGCCTGTACGTGACGATGCACGAGACGAAAGAGGAACTGATGCAGGACATGGCCGGCTTCGACTTCGGCTTCGACAAGGCCATGCAGTCCGACGCCGTTCAATTCCTGAATCTCGTGACCGAGAGCGGCAAGCGCACCATCACACAGTTCGGTCATGAAGGTGGGCTGACGAATCGCCTCGTGGCTTTCCTCGATTCGAACGATATCGATCGGGCCGTGATCGACTCCACGATGCTCTTGCAGCACTTCTTCTCGGACGCGAACCAGGAGATCACGGGCTTTCTCTCCGCCCTCAAGCAGACCGACGCGACGATCCTGCTCATCTCGGAGATGACCGATCCCACGGCGTATTCGGACGAACACTACCTCGCACACGGGGTCATCTTCTTCCACAACTATCTGGAGTCGGGCGGGATGACCCGCGGGATTCAGGTCATCAAGATGCGCGGGACGGCAATCGACTGTGACATCCGTCACATATCGTTCAGTGACCGCGGCTTGACGGTCGATCCGGACACGAAACTCCAGGGGTAG
- a CDS encoding DUF5789 family protein: protein MRLTDATEQFETHSYPATTEELIEAFGETELTLANGTETLGEILGRLPGETFESAEDANTAAYSVVSSKGIGRKHYSDRDPIAPGENGPDPVSL, encoded by the coding sequence ATGCGACTCACAGACGCAACAGAGCAGTTCGAGACACACAGCTATCCGGCGACGACCGAGGAGTTGATCGAGGCCTTCGGCGAGACGGAACTCACGCTGGCCAATGGGACCGAGACCCTGGGCGAGATTCTGGGTCGGCTGCCCGGCGAGACCTTCGAGTCGGCCGAAGACGCGAACACGGCCGCCTACAGCGTGGTCTCGAGCAAGGGAATCGGCCGCAAGCACTACAGCGACCGGGACCCGATCGCACCGGGTGAGAACGGCCCCGACCCGGTGTCGCTGTAG
- a CDS encoding PHP domain-containing protein: MVLADLHVHTTVSDGRLELADVPAAAREAGVDIVALTDHDRIQPALDAPVVEREGVTLIHGIELRVDAGQQKVDLLGYGLKPTAALESECARIQENRVERARAIVERVEDSLGVDLDLDLHPGVGRPHIARAIDDSDADLTYQQAFDTLIGSDGPCYVAREIPDFETGRGLLAEACAFVGLAHPLRYGDTEHALALTADLDAVERYYPYGREVDPAPVERAIERHDLLATGGSDAHDDQLGIAGLGSEAYEPIRERLPRSTRG, encoded by the coding sequence ATGGTTCTGGCGGATCTGCACGTGCACACGACGGTCTCGGACGGGCGACTCGAACTCGCGGACGTGCCGGCAGCCGCCCGGGAGGCAGGTGTCGATATCGTCGCGCTCACCGACCACGACCGGATCCAGCCCGCACTCGACGCACCCGTCGTCGAGCGCGAGGGGGTGACGCTGATCCACGGGATCGAGTTGCGCGTCGACGCAGGCCAGCAGAAAGTCGACCTGCTGGGGTACGGCCTCAAACCGACGGCCGCTCTCGAATCCGAGTGTGCACGCATTCAGGAAAATCGCGTCGAGCGCGCGCGAGCCATCGTCGAGCGTGTCGAGGATAGCCTCGGGGTCGACCTCGATCTCGACCTCCACCCCGGGGTCGGCCGGCCCCACATCGCTCGGGCTATCGACGACAGCGACGCCGACCTCACCTACCAGCAGGCTTTCGACACGCTCATCGGCAGCGACGGCCCCTGCTACGTTGCCCGAGAGATCCCGGACTTCGAAACCGGACGGGGCCTGCTCGCGGAGGCCTGCGCGTTCGTCGGGCTGGCCCATCCGCTGCGGTACGGCGACACCGAGCACGCGCTCGCGCTCACGGCGGATCTCGACGCCGTCGAGCGATACTATCCCTACGGCCGCGAGGTCGACCCGGCGCCGGTCGAGCGGGCGATCGAGCGCCACGACCTGCTGGCGACGGGCGGCAGCGACGCTCACGATGACCAGCTCGGGATCGCGGGACTGGGCAGCGAGGCCTACGAACCGATCCGCGAGCGCCTGCCGCGTTCGACTCGTGGATGA
- a CDS encoding DUF6757 family protein, with protein MKCHYCDRDADIAVEKDGIKVGVCKEHFREQMEDLADSEWLQGIDEDLDIDRTE; from the coding sequence ATGAAGTGTCACTACTGCGACCGCGACGCCGACATCGCGGTCGAGAAAGACGGGATCAAGGTCGGCGTCTGCAAGGAGCACTTCCGCGAGCAGATGGAGGACCTCGCGGACTCGGAGTGGCTCCAGGGCATCGACGAGGACCTGGACATCGACCGGACTGAGTGA
- a CDS encoding cupin domain-containing protein, whose protein sequence is MERIAIDDVDSYMGPADVKRPLTDALGASDLAINYYELAPGESFAFGRHRHENQEEIFYIQEGTAIFETGPPEADPDRVTVKSGEAVRFGPGEWQRGVNEGDERVVALALGAPQETGETTVTRECPDCGERTEATIEMADDRDALVTRCVECGAETDRFD, encoded by the coding sequence ATGGAACGCATCGCGATCGACGACGTCGACTCGTACATGGGTCCGGCCGACGTCAAGCGCCCGCTGACCGACGCGCTCGGTGCGAGTGACCTGGCGATCAACTACTACGAACTCGCGCCGGGCGAGAGTTTCGCCTTCGGTCGCCACCGCCACGAGAATCAGGAGGAAATCTTCTATATTCAGGAGGGCACCGCCATCTTCGAGACCGGCCCGCCCGAGGCCGACCCCGACCGCGTCACGGTCAAGTCCGGCGAGGCGGTTCGCTTCGGGCCAGGCGAGTGGCAGCGTGGCGTCAACGAGGGTGACGAGCGCGTGGTCGCACTGGCGCTGGGCGCACCGCAGGAGACCGGCGAGACGACCGTCACGCGGGAGTGTCCCGACTGCGGCGAGCGCACCGAGGCGACCATCGAGATGGCCGACGACCGAGACGCCCTGGTCACGAGATGTGTCGAGTGCGGGGCCGAGACTGATCGATTCGACTGA
- a CDS encoding ornithine cyclodeaminase family protein codes for MQTRLLSAADVTEHTTTADVVDAVEEAFGAYARGDVQMPAKSYIDLPRYNGDFRSMPAYMDAGEWDAAAVKWVNVHPDNEDRFELPTVMGVIVYSDPRNAFPLALLDGTTITRLRTGAAAAVATRHLAPEDASSLGLVGAGTQAYAQLEAIATVRDIDEVVVTDVDPEAVADFVDVFENAYDVRGGSIEEAATCDIVSTLTPVEEPIVHDVGPNTHVNAMGADAKGKHEIADSVLEDAAIVIDDYEQCTHSGEINVPWSEGRLDDEDIYAELGDIVTDTVSGRGEPGGPEGVTVFDSTGLAIQDVAASHVAYEQAEAVDAGTLFSLVGTEI; via the coding sequence ATGCAGACGCGCTTGCTCTCGGCCGCGGACGTCACCGAGCACACGACGACAGCCGACGTAGTCGACGCCGTCGAAGAGGCCTTCGGGGCCTACGCTCGCGGGGACGTCCAGATGCCCGCCAAGTCCTACATCGACCTGCCCCGGTACAACGGCGACTTCCGGTCGATGCCCGCCTACATGGACGCGGGCGAGTGGGACGCCGCCGCGGTCAAGTGGGTCAACGTCCACCCCGACAACGAGGACCGCTTCGAGTTGCCGACGGTGATGGGCGTCATCGTCTACTCGGACCCGCGCAACGCCTTCCCCCTCGCCCTTCTGGACGGGACGACGATCACCCGGCTGCGGACGGGCGCGGCCGCTGCGGTCGCGACGCGCCATCTCGCGCCCGAAGACGCGTCCTCGCTGGGGCTCGTCGGTGCGGGGACGCAAGCATACGCCCAGCTCGAGGCGATCGCCACAGTACGAGACATCGACGAGGTCGTCGTCACCGACGTCGATCCAGAGGCAGTCGCGGACTTCGTCGACGTCTTCGAGAACGCCTACGACGTCCGAGGCGGATCGATCGAGGAAGCTGCCACCTGCGATATCGTCTCGACGCTGACGCCGGTCGAGGAGCCAATCGTCCACGACGTCGGGCCGAACACGCACGTCAACGCGATGGGCGCGGACGCCAAGGGGAAACACGAGATCGCCGATTCGGTCCTCGAAGACGCCGCGATCGTGATCGACGACTACGAGCAGTGCACCCACTCCGGGGAGATCAACGTCCCCTGGAGCGAGGGCCGACTGGACGACGAAGACATCTACGCCGAGTTGGGCGACATCGTCACCGACACCGTCTCGGGGCGGGGCGAACCCGGCGGCCCGGAGGGCGTGACGGTCTTCGATTCGACGGGGTTGGCGATCCAGGACGTCGCGGCCTCTCATGTCGCCTACGAGCAGGCCGAGGCCGTCGACGCCGGCACACTGTTCTCGCTGGTCGGGACCGAAATTTGA
- the aglM gene encoding UDP-glucose 6-dehydrogenase AglM, protein MQISVIGSGYVGTTLAAVLADAGHDLVNVDLDEEIVSQINDGVAPIFEPGLDELVAEHAGTQLRATTDYDDIADTDVTFLALPTPTDDEGKIDLAAMRAGSRSVGEILAEKDGDHLVVVKSTVVPTTTEEVVVPAVEEASGKTAGEGFDVAMNPEFLREGTAVYDCQEPDKIVLGVQDGAAGERALDTLHEVYEPILADHDASVVETGLREAEMIKYANNAFLAAKISLINELGNICKEYGVDAYEVADAIGLDHRIGPHFLRSGVGWGGSCFPKDVAAIIHAAREKGYAPELLEAAVAVNERQPQRLLGLLDTHTDVAGKRVAVLGLAFKPGTDDIRESRAIPVIEGLIERGADVVGYDPVATENMREHFPDIEYADSAAAALEGAHAALVTTDWDEFEALDGEFDAMADPVVIDGRRVIERRDGLTYEGITW, encoded by the coding sequence ATGCAAATTAGCGTCATCGGGAGCGGCTACGTCGGGACGACACTCGCTGCAGTGCTGGCCGACGCCGGCCACGACCTCGTGAACGTCGACCTCGACGAGGAGATCGTTTCCCAGATCAACGACGGCGTCGCGCCGATCTTCGAGCCTGGACTGGACGAACTCGTCGCCGAACACGCCGGCACGCAGTTGCGAGCCACGACCGACTACGACGACATCGCCGACACCGACGTGACCTTCCTCGCCTTGCCCACGCCGACCGACGACGAGGGCAAGATCGACCTCGCGGCGATGCGCGCCGGCTCGCGATCCGTGGGCGAGATCCTCGCCGAGAAGGACGGCGACCACCTCGTCGTCGTCAAGTCGACAGTCGTCCCGACCACGACCGAGGAGGTCGTCGTCCCGGCCGTCGAGGAGGCGTCGGGCAAGACCGCTGGGGAGGGCTTCGACGTCGCGATGAACCCCGAATTCCTCCGGGAAGGAACCGCAGTCTACGACTGCCAGGAGCCGGACAAGATCGTCCTCGGCGTACAAGATGGGGCTGCCGGTGAGCGCGCGCTGGACACCCTCCACGAGGTCTACGAGCCGATCCTGGCCGACCACGACGCGTCCGTCGTCGAGACCGGCCTCCGGGAAGCGGAGATGATCAAATATGCCAACAACGCCTTCCTGGCGGCGAAGATCAGCCTCATCAACGAGTTAGGAAACATCTGCAAGGAGTACGGCGTCGACGCCTACGAGGTCGCCGACGCCATCGGGCTCGACCACCGGATCGGCCCGCACTTCCTCCGTTCTGGAGTTGGCTGGGGCGGATCGTGTTTTCCAAAGGACGTCGCCGCCATCATCCACGCCGCCCGCGAGAAGGGCTACGCCCCCGAACTCCTGGAGGCCGCCGTCGCCGTCAACGAGCGCCAGCCCCAGCGCTTGCTCGGCCTGCTCGATACACACACTGACGTCGCGGGCAAGCGCGTCGCAGTGCTCGGGTTAGCGTTCAAGCCCGGTACCGACGACATCCGCGAATCGCGAGCCATCCCCGTCATCGAGGGCCTCATCGAGCGGGGAGCCGACGTGGTGGGCTACGACCCCGTCGCGACCGAGAACATGCGCGAGCACTTCCCCGACATCGAGTACGCCGATTCGGCGGCTGCGGCGCTGGAGGGTGCCCACGCCGCGCTCGTCACGACCGACTGGGACGAGTTCGAGGCTCTCGACGGCGAGTTCGACGCGATGGCCGATCCCGTCGTGATCGACGGCCGCCGTGTGATCGAGCGCCGCGATGGGCTCACCTACGAAGGAATCACGTGGTAG
- a CDS encoding Hsp70 family protein: MVDGYTVGIDLGTTNSAIAAVTGDQPEIIPNSDGERTTPSVVMIDENDETVVGQAAANQAVSKTARTVQHIKRHMGDEDFVVEIDGEEYRPEQISALILSRLLADAEAYLGRDVESAVITVPAYFGDAERQATRSAGEIAGIDVEHVMTEPTAACLSYGLQEAADADDEETHEQRHVFVYDLGGGTFDATLVEIDLEHNHIEVKNTDGDRDLGGEDWTQRIVDHLASIAAEEGDVEVAGDAEQEQRLYDAAVRAKHDLSSREQTEITVPYLGPDYNLETTITRETFQELTADLLDQTIDSVDELFERSELEIEEVDEVLLIGGSTRMTQVQETVESYFGMEPLRSVNPDEAVALGAATQAELMSAGGETTADDVLPGDEEDLLLVDVTPQPIGIELHDGDFAAVVDQDEKVPISQSDDRFTTVMDDQTGVRFPIYQGQSEAAEENTKLGEMVLSGIPKAPAGEPTLEIDFEVQSDGTLEASATHVESGESVDTTIESGVRLSEKEIEQMKEALPTLKDRDVAGADQKEA; encoded by the coding sequence ATGGTAGACGGGTACACAGTGGGGATCGACCTCGGCACGACCAACAGCGCGATCGCAGCAGTGACTGGGGATCAACCCGAGATCATTCCCAATAGCGACGGCGAGCGGACGACACCGTCAGTCGTCATGATCGACGAGAACGACGAGACGGTCGTCGGCCAAGCCGCGGCCAACCAGGCCGTCAGCAAGACCGCTCGCACAGTACAACACATCAAACGCCACATGGGCGACGAGGACTTCGTCGTCGAGATAGACGGCGAGGAGTACCGACCCGAACAGATCTCGGCGCTCATCCTCTCGCGACTGCTGGCCGACGCCGAGGCCTACCTCGGCCGGGACGTCGAGTCCGCGGTCATCACGGTGCCGGCGTACTTCGGCGACGCCGAGCGCCAGGCCACCCGGAGCGCGGGCGAGATCGCCGGCATCGACGTCGAACACGTCATGACCGAGCCGACCGCCGCCTGTCTCTCCTACGGCCTGCAGGAGGCCGCCGACGCCGACGACGAGGAGACCCACGAGCAACGCCACGTTTTCGTCTACGACCTGGGTGGGGGCACCTTCGACGCGACGCTCGTCGAGATCGACCTCGAACACAACCACATCGAAGTCAAAAACACCGACGGCGACCGTGACCTGGGCGGCGAGGACTGGACGCAGCGAATCGTCGACCACCTCGCGTCGATCGCCGCCGAGGAGGGTGACGTCGAGGTCGCCGGCGACGCGGAACAGGAGCAGCGCCTCTACGACGCTGCAGTGCGGGCCAAACACGACCTCTCCAGTCGCGAGCAGACCGAGATCACCGTCCCGTACCTCGGGCCGGACTACAACCTGGAGACGACGATCACTCGCGAGACGTTCCAGGAGCTGACCGCGGACCTGCTCGATCAGACGATCGACTCGGTCGACGAGCTGTTCGAGCGGTCCGAACTGGAAATCGAGGAGGTCGACGAGGTGTTGCTGATCGGTGGTTCGACCCGGATGACCCAGGTGCAAGAGACCGTCGAGAGCTACTTCGGGATGGAGCCGCTTCGATCCGTAAACCCTGACGAGGCCGTCGCGCTCGGCGCAGCCACGCAGGCCGAACTGATGTCCGCGGGCGGCGAGACGACCGCTGACGACGTGCTGCCCGGCGACGAGGAGGACCTGCTGCTCGTGGACGTCACGCCCCAGCCGATCGGAATCGAACTCCACGACGGCGACTTCGCTGCCGTGGTCGACCAGGACGAGAAGGTGCCGATCAGCCAGAGCGACGACCGCTTTACCACCGTGATGGACGACCAGACCGGAGTTCGGTTCCCGATCTATCAGGGCCAGTCCGAGGCGGCCGAGGAGAACACCAAACTCGGCGAGATGGTCCTCTCGGGGATTCCGAAAGCGCCCGCGGGCGAACCCACACTCGAGATCGACTTCGAGGTCCAGTCCGACGGGACCCTGGAAGCCTCCGCGACTCACGTCGAGTCCGGTGAGTCGGTCGATACGACCATCGAATCCGGTGTGCGCCTCTCCGAGAAGGAGATCGAGCAGATGAAAGAGGCCCTCCCGACCCTGAAGGATCGGGACGTCGCCGGCGCAGATCAGAAAGAAGCCTGA
- a CDS encoding substrate-binding domain-containing protein, whose protein sequence is MADDPDQSDFVSRRKFIAAGSVAGVAAVAGCGSGSGDGNGNGNGNGNGGNGNGNGNGNGNGNGNGNGNGNGNGNGNGSMSQQDTSVLESGGSSTVYPVANTAASYWQGNRPASDSEYWPWQEYNIDNSDEKALADYWAGLYGFEPSDGSSPPFKWTVGLSHSGTGVRKVRDGLYDIGNSSGNVEDELPDRDSYEKFVDHVVAVDGQPIVVSSEIAEAGVDQITGQDLKDLYKGRIDNWSELGGPDKPVRVLGRAKDSGTRTSFVSNVFNNPKENTQVATRYGQNQRLAQAISQADNAISYLALAFLDTDGVTPIALEWEGTTYAYEDPENGLDSKQYPLSRDLHMYTWDGTSMKEASVVNMMLSDFGQDTFVAPNNYFTLNDRRLEEQKAKLPDQNPV, encoded by the coding sequence ATGGCAGACGATCCAGACCAGTCAGACTTCGTATCGCGACGCAAGTTCATTGCCGCGGGCAGCGTGGCAGGCGTTGCGGCTGTCGCCGGGTGTGGCAGTGGTTCGGGCGACGGCAACGGAAACGGCAACGGGAACGGCAACGGCGGCAACGGGAACGGCAACGGCAACGGCAACGGCAACGGAAACGGCAACGGCAACGGGAACGGCAACGGCAACGGGAACGGCAACGGCAGCATGAGCCAGCAGGACACCTCCGTGCTCGAATCCGGTGGGTCCTCGACGGTCTACCCCGTCGCCAACACCGCGGCTTCCTACTGGCAGGGTAACCGACCCGCCAGCGACTCCGAATACTGGCCGTGGCAGGAGTACAACATCGACAACAGCGACGAGAAGGCCCTGGCCGATTACTGGGCTGGTCTGTACGGTTTCGAGCCGAGCGACGGCAGCTCGCCGCCGTTCAAGTGGACCGTCGGCCTGAGCCACTCCGGGACGGGTGTCCGAAAGGTTCGTGACGGCCTCTACGACATCGGGAACTCCTCGGGGAACGTCGAGGACGAACTGCCGGATCGGGACTCCTACGAGAAGTTCGTCGACCACGTGGTCGCCGTCGACGGCCAGCCGATCGTCGTCTCCAGCGAGATCGCCGAAGCCGGCGTCGACCAGATCACCGGTCAGGATCTCAAGGACCTCTACAAGGGTCGTATCGACAACTGGAGCGAACTCGGCGGGCCGGACAAGCCGGTTCGCGTTCTCGGTCGCGCGAAAGACTCCGGGACCCGGACGTCGTTCGTCAGCAACGTCTTCAACAACCCCAAGGAGAACACGCAGGTCGCGACCCGCTACGGCCAGAACCAGCGCCTTGCGCAGGCGATCTCCCAGGCCGACAACGCGATCAGCTACCTCGCGCTCGCCTTCCTCGACACCGACGGCGTCACGCCGATCGCCCTCGAGTGGGAGGGGACGACCTACGCCTACGAGGACCCCGAGAACGGCCTCGACTCCAAGCAGTACCCGCTCAGCCGTGACCTCCACATGTACACGTGGGACGGCACCTCGATGAAGGAAGCGTCGGTCGTCAACATGATGCTCTCGGACTTCGGTCAGGACACCTTCGTCGCGCCGAACAACTACTTCACGCTCAACGATCGCCGCCTCGAAGAGCAGAAGGCGAAGCTCCCCGACCAGAACCCGGTCTGA